The bacterium genomic sequence TGTCCGGTTAGGAACTTGCAGTTTGAAGCTGACCGTCTCATTTCTGCTTTGGTTTCGGCCAAAGCAGCAAAGCCAGCGGGGGCCGCGAACTCGTCCAAACCGCGACTCTGCGTCAATCTTAAGTGTTTACGGAGTCTTAATTCCGCTGCCACGGTGCGGCGGCGGCGCTGCCGCGAATCGCCGCCGGACAGTGCGGCAATTACAGCCCCGGCCGTTTCTCGCGCGATTACACGCTACCCTGGCGGGAGGCTCAGACAGGTGCGGCCCCCAAAGGCAGCAGCGGCGGCCTGACGGCCGCATAAGGTTCTCTTTCCTGCAATGCCAGGCAGTGTCGTAGGGGCGAACCTTGTGTTCGCCCGTAAAACTCGACATCGCCGCATTCACGAATTGTCCCTGCAGGATATTTTTCGCCCCCCAGCTCAGGGCTCCCAGGGACGGGCCTCCGCCGCGGTCAGGATAGCGCCCTGCTGACGGAGGATGTCCTGCAGCTCGGCCAGCGGTATCTCATCCACCTCGCAGTTGTAGCGGATACAAAGCTCGGCGGCCACTCCCGCTGCCTGGCCGGTCTGCATGAACACCGGCTCGCGGTTGAAGCCGCACCAGCCGACATGGCTGGACGACATGGCCACCGGCACGAGCAGGTTGCGCAACCAGGCCGGCAGCATCAGGGTGTAGCCCAGTTGATGGCTCCGGGTCTCCCTGAGGAAACAGCCCTCGGGCCACGGGCCGCCCGGTGTGCGCGTCCCGCTCACCGCGGCGCTTTGCAGCGGGAAATCCGCCAGCGCCACTGCGTCCGGCTTGAGCGTGTCGCTCAGGGCATCCGCCTGGGTGAACGTGCTGCGGCCGTCCAGACGGCGCGTCTCGCGCAGGTGCAGGCCCCGGGGCAGGTTCGAGTTGTCGACGAACTCATCCGCGGCCGGGGCCAGGCGGGCAAAGCTCTGCCGCAGCGGCTCCGGCACGCCGGGGTCGGAGCGCAGGAACTTGAACAGCCCCAGGGCAAAGTCCAGTTGGGCGCGCTCGATTGAGGCGCGCTTCTCCGGCCCGGCCTCGGGCCAGGCCTGCGCCGCGCCGGGCAGGTCCAGCGTCAGCGGGCACTCGGCCAGGCCCTCCACGGCCCACTTGCGGCCAGGCAGCGCGGTCAGGCGCACGAACCGCTCCACAGAGGCGGCCCCTGTTTCCCGGATATAGCCGAGCAGCGCGCCGTAGCGCCGCGGGTCGTAGGACTGCGGCTCGGGCCAGGGCGCCTGGTTGGCCGCGCTGTCGGTCAGGCAGAGGCAGAAGCCCGCGGCCTGGAGCAGGCTGTCGCCCGCGCCGGTGGAGCCGGGCAGCAGGGCGCCGTCCGGCGCCTGGAAAATGAAGCCGGCCAGGGGCTCATCGAACACCGCGCGGCTTTCGCGGCCCACCCGGTAGGGCGCGCCGACCTCTGCCGCCAGGTCGCCCGAGCAGGTTGCGTCCACAAATATTGTCCCGCCCACGCGCAGGGTGTCTCCATCCGCCGCCCGAAACAGCCGCAAGGACTGTATCTGGTTCAAGGCCAGCTCCGTGTCCACGAAGCGCAGGCCCCGGTACACGGTAACGCGCTCCTTTTTCAGCAGGGCCTCCAACACGGCCTCGGCCACGTGCGGCTCGAAACGTAAGCCCCCGGCGCAATCCTTATATTGCTGAGATTCCGGGCCGTATGATTCGCGGTAGGCCCGGGCGATGCCGTAGTACACCTCGCGTGCCAGGCCCCCCATCAACTCGGGATTAC encodes the following:
- a CDS encoding FAD-dependent oxidoreductase; this encodes MRSVIAARISVVAVLAASLLASGCGSPRHDFDLVVLGGTPGGVAAAVAGARQGLHVCLLVEGEHPGGTLSSGPSYMDQGNPELMGGLAREVYYGIARAYRESYGPESQQYKDCAGGLRFEPHVAEAVLEALLKKERVTVYRGLRFVDTELALNQIQSLRLFRAADGDTLRVGGTIFVDATCSGDLAAEVGAPYRVGRESRAVFDEPLAGFIFQAPDGALLPGSTGAGDSLLQAAGFCLCLTDSAANQAPWPEPQSYDPRRYGALLGYIRETGAASVERFVRLTALPGRKWAVEGLAECPLTLDLPGAAQAWPEAGPEKRASIERAQLDFALGLFKFLRSDPGVPEPLRQSFARLAPAADEFVDNSNLPRGLHLRETRRLDGRSTFTQADALSDTLKPDAVALADFPLQSAAVSGTRTPGGPWPEGCFLRETRSHQLGYTLMLPAWLRNLLVPVAMSSSHVGWCGFNREPVFMQTGQAAGVAAELCIRYNCEVDEIPLAELQDILRQQGAILTAAEARPWEP